In one Musa acuminata AAA Group cultivar baxijiao chromosome BXJ2-5, Cavendish_Baxijiao_AAA, whole genome shotgun sequence genomic region, the following are encoded:
- the LOC135612948 gene encoding uncharacterized protein LOC135612948 isoform X1 translates to MISALDHYRYKNCWRGSPHSPRPPPTFLPRFKNNRTQSTHVVDANDPSRSLRYLRPPSSSSIAGRQLASIDSGKGGPASVEIKMKVDRVDQLEVRPSMESFRFLDSTPDSSTARRRLHRELQMVGSLEKKRGDLLLKMVDDLEYNMKLSRSEIRRGRLYEKYAEKREAKLRDEWATKGAQRRAKMKVIESQLEESLARMTARKQDSAIRHGHQFYTLPLADSKSLLLKNSSLVCQKAVKSFEKEDLHEQIQFSQTLLDDGSLRSIGSNAHSTRHQTLVAPIPKHSKGHHPDSSRRRTKAVKLSAQSLPDLSYLRKESMNPPARLSKDSSPSESTACAQSKSTTGFTSELQDPNFALSKFLKEQSQNTITRRANGADNATSITELRASKDFETESKEDESEVMLNQQINQEPERRKIEERASIFHLGSDSEETRSNQASGMCDIKSENNDTFRSIGEEDNVLAVASKFSSNLRPSHSCVEVASYSFESARVRKKWGVTEKPNLATNTSEKSLKDVAKQFKKLLSFGKKGKSAESGVKILAHASVAGGDDDMDNHHEAAKIPSDDLKKPRNGYSAPAYVGGLHEGKIFPEQVQSPSCSISTPPANMKLWEDQEVEGFPKATCSVFSFFSFHGKGSESRFK, encoded by the exons ATGATTTCGGCACTTGATCACTACCGTTACAAGAATTGCTGGAGGGGATCCCCCCACTCTCCGCGACCGCCTCCAACCTTTCTTCCACGATTCAAGAACAACAGAACACAATCCACACACGTAGTTGACGCCAACGATCCATCTCGATCCCTCCGATATCTCCGTCCGCCGTCGTCATCATCGATCGCAGGGCGGCAGCTGGCATCGATCGACAGCGGCAAAGGAGGGCCGGCATCTGTGGAGATAAAAATGAAGGTGGATCGAGTCGATCAGCTCGAAGTGCGGCCGTCCATGGAAAGCTTCCGGTTCCTCGACTCAACCCCGGATTCTTCCACCGCTCGCAGAAGGCTTCACCGCGAGCTGCAGATGGTCGGATCGTTGGAGAAGAAACGCGGCGATTTGCTGCTGAAGATGGTGGATGACTTGGAGTACAACATGAAGCTGAGTAGGTCGGAGATCCGAAGAGGAAGGTTGTATGAGAAGTACGCGGAGAAGCGAGAGGCGAAGCTGAGGGATGAGTGGGCGACGAAGGGGGCTCAGAGAAGAGCGAAGATGAAGGTGATTGAGAGCCAACTTGAAGAGAGCTTGGCTCGGATGACGGCAAGGAAGCAGGATTCTGCAATCAGACACGGACACCAG TTTTATACCCTTCCCTTAGCTGATTCAAAATCACTGTTGCTCAAGAATTCATCTCTCGTTTGTCAGAAGGCAGTGAAGTCCTTTGAGAAGGAAGACCTTCATGAACAGATTCAATTTAGTCAAACTTTACTCGATGATGGTTCTTTGAGAAGCATTGGCTCAAATGCTCATTCTACCAGACATCAGACCTTGGTAGCACCTATTCCTAAACATTCAAAGGGACACCACCCTGATTCCTCAAGGAGAAGGACAAAGGCTGTAAAGCTTTCAGCACAATCACTTCCAGACTTATCTTACCTTAGAAAAGAAAGCATGAATCCCCCTGCAAGACTTAGCAAAGATAGCAGTCCTTCGGAATCTACAGCATGTGCCCAAAGCAAGAGTACCACTGGTTTTACAAGTGAGTTGCAGGATCCCAATTTTGCATTGTCCAAATTTTTGAAGGAGCAAAGCCAGAACACCATCACCAGGAGGGCTAATGGTGCAGATAATGCAACTTCTATCACTGAACTGAGAGCTTCCAAGGATTTTGAGACTGAGAGCAAAGAAGATGAGTCTGAGGTTATGCTGAATCAGCAAATCAATCAAGAACCTGAAAGAAGAAAGATAGAAGAGAGGGCCTCCATTTTTCATCTTGGGTCAGATAGTGAAGAAACAAGATCAAACCAAGCATCAGGAATGTGTGACATCAAATCTGAAAATAATGATACCTTCAGAAGTATAGGGGAAGAAGATAATGTCTTGGCTGTTGCTTCTAAGTTCAGCTCAAACCTTCGACCTTCACACTCATGCGTGGAAGTAGCATCATACAGTTTTGAATCTGCTCGAGTGAGGAAGAAGTGGGGAGTTACTGAGAAACCAAACCTTGCAACCAATACTTCGGAGAAGTCACTAAAGGATGTTGCGAAACAGTTCAAGAAATTGTTGTCATTTGGGAAGAAAGGCAAAAGTGCAGAAAGTGGAGTAAAGATTTTAGCACATGCATCAGTTGCTGGAGGTGATGATGACATGGACAACCATCATGAAGCTGCAAAGATACCATCAGATGATCTGAAGAAACCCAGAAATGGTTACTCGGCTCCTGCTTATGTTGGTGGCTTACATGAGGGCAAGATCTTCCCTGAACAAG TTCAATCCCCAAGCTGTTCCATTTCTACACCCCCTGCAAACATGAAGTTGTGGGAGGATCAAGAAGTGGAAGGTTTTCCAAAAG CAACATGTTCTGTCTTCTCCTTTTTCTCATTCCATGGCAAGGGAAGTGAATCAAGATTCAAGTGA
- the LOC135612945 gene encoding cation/calcium exchanger 4-like, with the protein MVERLRRRGGFHALLNCSCSLILLLFFCNREDVFRDPFLRQSSDFSPSWRIRGSNLQHRRRIRELHFGNASVAASGDASDGSELVGDPSAEGCSGLAQREGFGAKCEFLRSNGQCGSGGFFNYLAFFYCTCGKLQALGYAVLALWLVGLFYLLGNTAADYFCCSLANLSGLLKLSPAVAGVTLLPLGNGAPDVFASIAAFMGSDGASGVGLNSVLGGATFVTCVVVGTVSFCVANKNVQIDRKCFIRDVSFFFLSLVSLSIILMIGKVSVWGAVMFVMIYVVYAFAVAANELLRKHAHRLKLESLTPLLPVRGSIFSYGSEEDLSIYSHFIDDSIISDVPHLHALPQWMWASHVAIYSNQRFDCSSFEKPRPPWGWNDEKKADSKLLGKILYILEVPLSLPRRLTIPVVEEERWSKVYAVASATLSPLLLVFLCGSHDNEGSVFSATIYVIGSLMGLVLGGLALLFTSHDHPPRRYLLLWVSGGFVMSIVWFYVVANELLALLVALGVILQINPSILGLTVLAWGNSMGDLMSNVALAMKGDDGVQVAMSGCYAGPMFNTLAGLGISMLLGACSARPESFVLPQDSSLVWTMAFLMSGLIWALFVLSRNDMRPSKTLGFGLIIMYLIFISIRVSSAIGMMSLV; encoded by the coding sequence ATGGTGGAGAGATTGAGGCGTCGCGGCGGATTTCATGCGCTGTTGAATTGTTCCTGCTCCTTGATCTTGCTGCTCTTTTTCTGCAACCGAGAAGACGTCTTCCGGGATCCCTTTCTCCGCCAAAGCTCCGATTTTTCCCCCTCGTGGAGGATTCGCGGGTCCAATCTCCAACACCGCCGCCGAATTCGGGAGCTTCACTTTGGGAACGCGTCGGTTGCAGCGAGTGGTGATGCGTCTGATGGTTCTGAGCTCGTTGGAGATCCTTCGGCGGAAGGTTGCTCCGGCTTGGCCCAGCGCGAGGGCTTCGGTGCCAAATGCGAGTTCTTGAGGTCGAACGGTCAGTGTGGTTCCGGTGGATTCTTCAATTATCTTGCGTTTTTCTACTGCACTTGTGGAAAACTTCAAGCTTTAGGGTACGCCGTGCTTGCCCTGTGGCTGGTGGGGTTGTTTTATCTGCTTGGTAACACTGCTGCGGACTACTTCTGTTGTAGTCTGGCAAATCTATCGGGTTTATTGAAGCTTTCGCCTGCTGTTGCTGGGGTTACTCTACTGCCACTTGGGAATGGTGCGCCTGACGTGTTTGCTAGCATAGCAGCATTTATGGGCTCCGACGGAGCCAGCGGAGTTGGCCTCAACAGTGTGTTGGGTGGAGCAACCTTCGTTACTTGCGTTGTTGTTGGCACAGTTTCTTTCTGTGTAGCCAATAAGAATGTTCAGATTGATCGCAAATGCTTCATAAGGGATGTGAGCTTCTTTTTCTTGAGCCTTGTCTCGTTATCAATTATCTTGATGATTGGAAAAGTAAGTGTTTGGGGAGCAGTGATGTTTGTTATGATCTATGTGGTGTATGCCTTTGCCGTGGCAGCAAATGAGCTTCTGAGGAAGCATGCCCACCGGCTGAAGTTAGAGTCTCTGACACCATTGCTCCCAGTCAGAGGGAGCATATTTTCATATGGAAGTGAGGAGGACTTATCCATTTATAGTCATTTTATTGATGACAGTATTATCAGTGATGTGCCACACTTGCACGCACTGCCACAGTGGATGTGGGCTTCCCATGTCGCAATTTATTCAAATCAAAGATTTGATTGTAGTTCATTTGAAAAGCCGAGACCTCCATGGGGTTGGAATGATGAAAAAAAGGCTGATAGCAAGTTGTTGGGAAAAATATTGTATATTTTAGAAGTTCCACTGTCACTTCCAAGAAGGTTGACTATTCCAGTTGTCGAAGAAGAAAGGTGGTCAAAGGTGTATGCTGTGGCTAGTGCTACCTTATCACCACTTCTTTTGGTGTTTCTATGTGGCAGTCATGATAATGAAGGTTCTGTATTTAGTGCCACTATCTATGTTATAGGTTCTCTTATGGGTTTGGTTCTTGGAGGATTAGCTTTGTTATTCACCAGTCATGACCACCCTCCTCGGAGATACTTGCTTCTATGGGTTTCAGGAGGGTTTGTGATGAGTATTGTCTGGTTTTATGTAGTTGCAAATGAGTTGCTTGCACTTTTAGTAGCCTTGGGTGTAATATTGCAGATCAACCCCTCTATACTCGGCTTGACTGTGTTGGCATGGGGCAACTCCATGGGTGATCTGATGTCAAATGTAGCCTTAGCAATGAAAGGCGACGATGGAGTACAAGTTGCCATGTCAGGATGTTATGCAGGGCCTATGTTCAATACGCTCGCTGGTTTGGGGATCTCTATGTTGCTTGGGGCTTGTTCAGCAAGACCTGAGTCATTTGTGCTTCCTCAGGATAGTTCTTTGGTGTGGACTATGGCTTTTTTAATGTCTGGACTTATATGGGCCCTGTTTGTATTGTCAAGAAATGATATGCGCCCTAGCAAGACATTAGGATTTGGCCTCATCATCATGTATCTTATCTTCATCTCTATTAGGGTGAGCAGTGCAATTGGGATGATGAGCTTGGTATAA
- the LOC135612948 gene encoding uncharacterized protein LOC135612948 isoform X3 — protein MISALDHYRYKNCWRGSPHSPRPPPTFLPRFKNNRTQSTHVVDANDPSRSLRYLRPPSSSSIAGRQLASIDSGKGGPASVEIKMKVDRVDQLEVRPSMESFRFLDSTPDSSTARRRLHRELQMVGSLEKKRGDLLLKMVDDLEYNMKLSRSEIRRGRLYEKYAEKREAKLRDEWATKGAQRRAKMKVIESQLEESLARMTARKQDSAIRHGHQAVKSFEKEDLHEQIQFSQTLLDDGSLRSIGSNAHSTRHQTLVAPIPKHSKGHHPDSSRRRTKAVKLSAQSLPDLSYLRKESMNPPARLSKDSSPSESTACAQSKSTTGFTSELQDPNFALSKFLKEQSQNTITRRANGADNATSITELRASKDFETESKEDESEVMLNQQINQEPERRKIEERASIFHLGSDSEETRSNQASGMCDIKSENNDTFRSIGEEDNVLAVASKFSSNLRPSHSCVEVASYSFESARVRKKWGVTEKPNLATNTSEKSLKDVAKQFKKLLSFGKKGKSAESGVKILAHASVAGGDDDMDNHHEAAKIPSDDLKKPRNGYSAPAYVGGLHEGKIFPEQVQSPSCSISTPPANMKLWEDQEVEGFPKATCSVFSFFSFHGKGSESRFK, from the exons ATGATTTCGGCACTTGATCACTACCGTTACAAGAATTGCTGGAGGGGATCCCCCCACTCTCCGCGACCGCCTCCAACCTTTCTTCCACGATTCAAGAACAACAGAACACAATCCACACACGTAGTTGACGCCAACGATCCATCTCGATCCCTCCGATATCTCCGTCCGCCGTCGTCATCATCGATCGCAGGGCGGCAGCTGGCATCGATCGACAGCGGCAAAGGAGGGCCGGCATCTGTGGAGATAAAAATGAAGGTGGATCGAGTCGATCAGCTCGAAGTGCGGCCGTCCATGGAAAGCTTCCGGTTCCTCGACTCAACCCCGGATTCTTCCACCGCTCGCAGAAGGCTTCACCGCGAGCTGCAGATGGTCGGATCGTTGGAGAAGAAACGCGGCGATTTGCTGCTGAAGATGGTGGATGACTTGGAGTACAACATGAAGCTGAGTAGGTCGGAGATCCGAAGAGGAAGGTTGTATGAGAAGTACGCGGAGAAGCGAGAGGCGAAGCTGAGGGATGAGTGGGCGACGAAGGGGGCTCAGAGAAGAGCGAAGATGAAGGTGATTGAGAGCCAACTTGAAGAGAGCTTGGCTCGGATGACGGCAAGGAAGCAGGATTCTGCAATCAGACACGGACACCAG GCAGTGAAGTCCTTTGAGAAGGAAGACCTTCATGAACAGATTCAATTTAGTCAAACTTTACTCGATGATGGTTCTTTGAGAAGCATTGGCTCAAATGCTCATTCTACCAGACATCAGACCTTGGTAGCACCTATTCCTAAACATTCAAAGGGACACCACCCTGATTCCTCAAGGAGAAGGACAAAGGCTGTAAAGCTTTCAGCACAATCACTTCCAGACTTATCTTACCTTAGAAAAGAAAGCATGAATCCCCCTGCAAGACTTAGCAAAGATAGCAGTCCTTCGGAATCTACAGCATGTGCCCAAAGCAAGAGTACCACTGGTTTTACAAGTGAGTTGCAGGATCCCAATTTTGCATTGTCCAAATTTTTGAAGGAGCAAAGCCAGAACACCATCACCAGGAGGGCTAATGGTGCAGATAATGCAACTTCTATCACTGAACTGAGAGCTTCCAAGGATTTTGAGACTGAGAGCAAAGAAGATGAGTCTGAGGTTATGCTGAATCAGCAAATCAATCAAGAACCTGAAAGAAGAAAGATAGAAGAGAGGGCCTCCATTTTTCATCTTGGGTCAGATAGTGAAGAAACAAGATCAAACCAAGCATCAGGAATGTGTGACATCAAATCTGAAAATAATGATACCTTCAGAAGTATAGGGGAAGAAGATAATGTCTTGGCTGTTGCTTCTAAGTTCAGCTCAAACCTTCGACCTTCACACTCATGCGTGGAAGTAGCATCATACAGTTTTGAATCTGCTCGAGTGAGGAAGAAGTGGGGAGTTACTGAGAAACCAAACCTTGCAACCAATACTTCGGAGAAGTCACTAAAGGATGTTGCGAAACAGTTCAAGAAATTGTTGTCATTTGGGAAGAAAGGCAAAAGTGCAGAAAGTGGAGTAAAGATTTTAGCACATGCATCAGTTGCTGGAGGTGATGATGACATGGACAACCATCATGAAGCTGCAAAGATACCATCAGATGATCTGAAGAAACCCAGAAATGGTTACTCGGCTCCTGCTTATGTTGGTGGCTTACATGAGGGCAAGATCTTCCCTGAACAAG TTCAATCCCCAAGCTGTTCCATTTCTACACCCCCTGCAAACATGAAGTTGTGGGAGGATCAAGAAGTGGAAGGTTTTCCAAAAG CAACATGTTCTGTCTTCTCCTTTTTCTCATTCCATGGCAAGGGAAGTGAATCAAGATTCAAGTGA
- the LOC103985373 gene encoding trimethyltridecatetraene synthase, whose amino-acid sequence MELPPWVMYSTIILVIVFLRALAGRRRKLNLPPGPRSWPIIGNLNLIGSLPHRSLHALSQKYGPIMYLRFGSFPVVVGSSVEMAKFFLKTHDVSFVSRPKTAAGKYTTYNYSDITWSPYGPYWRQARKMCLLELFSAKRLESYEYIRVEEVRALLRDLFKSSGGIVLLKDHLSTVSLNVISRMVLGKKYLDRTEVAAIVSPEEFKEMLDELFLLNGVMNIGDSIPWLDGLDLQGYIRRMKKLSKKFDRFLEHVLDEHNERRQREGEGFVARDMVDVLLQLADDPNLDVKLERHGVKAFTQDLIAGGTESSAVTVEWAISELLMRPEVLEKATEELDRVVGRGRWVEERDVSRLPYVEAIVKETMRLHPVAPMLVPRLSREHTTVDGYDIPAGARVLVSVWAIGRDPSVWDAPEEFRPERFVGSQIDVKGHDFELLPFGAGRRMCPGYSLGLKVIQLSLANLLHGFEWRLPAGMKAEMLSMEEIFGLSTPRKVPLEVVVKPKLSAHLYGA is encoded by the exons ATGGAACTTCCACCATGGGTGATGTACTCAACCATCATACTAGTGATTGTTTTTCTCAGAGCCCTCGCCGGCCGCCGCCGTAAGCTGAACCTGCCGCCGGGGCCGAGGTCATGGCCCATCATCGGCAATCTCAACCTTATTGGCTCCCTGCCCCATCGCTCCCTCCACGCCCTCTCCCAGAAATATGGCCCCATCATGTACCTCCGCTTCGGCTCCTTCCCCGTCGTCGTCGGCTCCTCCGTGGAGATGGCCAAGTTCTTCCTCAAGACCCACGACGTCTCCTTCGTCTCCCGCCCCAAGACCGCCGCCGGCAAGTACACCACCTACAACTACTCCGACATCACCTGGTCGCCCTACGGCCCCTACTGGCGGCAGGCGCGCAAGATGTGCCTGTTGGAGCTGTTCAGCGCCAAGAGGCTCGAGTCCTATGAGTACATACGAGTGGAGGAGGTACGGGCGCTGCTCCGGGACCTCTTCAAGTCGTCAGGGGGGATCGTCCTCCTCAAAGACCACCTCTCCACCGTCAGCCTCAACGTCATCAGCCGCATGGTGCTGGGGAAGAAGTACCTGGACAGGACGGAGGTTGCGGCGATCGTGTCGCCTGAGGAGTTCAAGGAGATGCTGGACGAGTTGTTCCTGCTCAACGGCGTCATGAACATCGGCGACTCCATACCGTGGCTCGACGGCCTAGACCTGCAGGGCTACATCCGGAGGAtgaagaagttaagcaaaaagttTGACCGGTTCCTGGAGCACGTGCTGGACGAGCACAACGAGCGTCGGCAGCGCGAGGGGGAGGGATTCGTCGCCAGAGACATGGTGGACGTGCTCCTGCAGCTCGCGGACGATCCCAATTTGGATGTCAAGCTCGAGAGACATGGCGTCAAGGCCTTCACCCAG GACCTGATCGCTGGCGGCACCGAGAGCTCCGCCGTGACCGTGGAATGGGCCATCTCGGAGCTCCTCATGCGCCCCGAGGTGCTCGAGAAGGCGACGGAGGAGCTGGACCGCGTCGTAGGCCGGGGGCGGTGGGTGGAGGAGAGGGACGTGTCCCGCCTGCCGTACGTGGAGGCCATCGTCAAGGAGACCATGCGGCTGCACCCGGTGGCGCCCATGCTCGTCCCCCGCCTCTCGCGCGAGCACACCACCGTCGATGGCTACGACATCCCCGCCGGGGCGCGGGTGCTAGTCAGCGTGTGGGCCATCGGGCGCGACCCGTCGGTGTGGGACGCGCCGGAGGAATTCCGGCCGGAGCGGTTCGTCGGCAGCCAGATCGACGTCAAGGGGCACGACTTCGAGCTGCTGCCATTCGGGGCGGGGCGGCGGATGTGCCCCGGCTACAGCCTCGGCCTCAAGGTGATCCAGCTGAGCCTAGCCAACCTGCTGCACGGCTTCGAGTGGCGCCTGCCGGCCGGGATGAAGGCAGAGATGCTGAGCATGGAGGAGATCTTTGGGCTGTCGACGCCTAGGAAAGTGCCGCTCGAGGTCGTCGTCAAGCCAAAGCTTTCCGCCCATCTCTATGGCGCCTGA
- the LOC135612948 gene encoding uncharacterized protein LOC135612948 isoform X2, with the protein MISALDHYRYKNCWRGSPHSPRPPPTFLPRFKNNRTQSTHVVDANDPSRSLRYLRPPSSSSIAGRQLASIDSGKGGPASVEIKMKVDRVDQLEVRPSMESFRFLDSTPDSSTARRRLHRELQMVGSLEKKRGDLLLKMVDDLEYNMKLSRSEIRRGRLYEKYAEKREAKLRDEWATKGAQRRAKMKVIESQLEESLARMTARKQDSAIRHGHQKAVKSFEKEDLHEQIQFSQTLLDDGSLRSIGSNAHSTRHQTLVAPIPKHSKGHHPDSSRRRTKAVKLSAQSLPDLSYLRKESMNPPARLSKDSSPSESTACAQSKSTTGFTSELQDPNFALSKFLKEQSQNTITRRANGADNATSITELRASKDFETESKEDESEVMLNQQINQEPERRKIEERASIFHLGSDSEETRSNQASGMCDIKSENNDTFRSIGEEDNVLAVASKFSSNLRPSHSCVEVASYSFESARVRKKWGVTEKPNLATNTSEKSLKDVAKQFKKLLSFGKKGKSAESGVKILAHASVAGGDDDMDNHHEAAKIPSDDLKKPRNGYSAPAYVGGLHEGKIFPEQVQSPSCSISTPPANMKLWEDQEVEGFPKATCSVFSFFSFHGKGSESRFK; encoded by the exons ATGATTTCGGCACTTGATCACTACCGTTACAAGAATTGCTGGAGGGGATCCCCCCACTCTCCGCGACCGCCTCCAACCTTTCTTCCACGATTCAAGAACAACAGAACACAATCCACACACGTAGTTGACGCCAACGATCCATCTCGATCCCTCCGATATCTCCGTCCGCCGTCGTCATCATCGATCGCAGGGCGGCAGCTGGCATCGATCGACAGCGGCAAAGGAGGGCCGGCATCTGTGGAGATAAAAATGAAGGTGGATCGAGTCGATCAGCTCGAAGTGCGGCCGTCCATGGAAAGCTTCCGGTTCCTCGACTCAACCCCGGATTCTTCCACCGCTCGCAGAAGGCTTCACCGCGAGCTGCAGATGGTCGGATCGTTGGAGAAGAAACGCGGCGATTTGCTGCTGAAGATGGTGGATGACTTGGAGTACAACATGAAGCTGAGTAGGTCGGAGATCCGAAGAGGAAGGTTGTATGAGAAGTACGCGGAGAAGCGAGAGGCGAAGCTGAGGGATGAGTGGGCGACGAAGGGGGCTCAGAGAAGAGCGAAGATGAAGGTGATTGAGAGCCAACTTGAAGAGAGCTTGGCTCGGATGACGGCAAGGAAGCAGGATTCTGCAATCAGACACGGACACCAG AAGGCAGTGAAGTCCTTTGAGAAGGAAGACCTTCATGAACAGATTCAATTTAGTCAAACTTTACTCGATGATGGTTCTTTGAGAAGCATTGGCTCAAATGCTCATTCTACCAGACATCAGACCTTGGTAGCACCTATTCCTAAACATTCAAAGGGACACCACCCTGATTCCTCAAGGAGAAGGACAAAGGCTGTAAAGCTTTCAGCACAATCACTTCCAGACTTATCTTACCTTAGAAAAGAAAGCATGAATCCCCCTGCAAGACTTAGCAAAGATAGCAGTCCTTCGGAATCTACAGCATGTGCCCAAAGCAAGAGTACCACTGGTTTTACAAGTGAGTTGCAGGATCCCAATTTTGCATTGTCCAAATTTTTGAAGGAGCAAAGCCAGAACACCATCACCAGGAGGGCTAATGGTGCAGATAATGCAACTTCTATCACTGAACTGAGAGCTTCCAAGGATTTTGAGACTGAGAGCAAAGAAGATGAGTCTGAGGTTATGCTGAATCAGCAAATCAATCAAGAACCTGAAAGAAGAAAGATAGAAGAGAGGGCCTCCATTTTTCATCTTGGGTCAGATAGTGAAGAAACAAGATCAAACCAAGCATCAGGAATGTGTGACATCAAATCTGAAAATAATGATACCTTCAGAAGTATAGGGGAAGAAGATAATGTCTTGGCTGTTGCTTCTAAGTTCAGCTCAAACCTTCGACCTTCACACTCATGCGTGGAAGTAGCATCATACAGTTTTGAATCTGCTCGAGTGAGGAAGAAGTGGGGAGTTACTGAGAAACCAAACCTTGCAACCAATACTTCGGAGAAGTCACTAAAGGATGTTGCGAAACAGTTCAAGAAATTGTTGTCATTTGGGAAGAAAGGCAAAAGTGCAGAAAGTGGAGTAAAGATTTTAGCACATGCATCAGTTGCTGGAGGTGATGATGACATGGACAACCATCATGAAGCTGCAAAGATACCATCAGATGATCTGAAGAAACCCAGAAATGGTTACTCGGCTCCTGCTTATGTTGGTGGCTTACATGAGGGCAAGATCTTCCCTGAACAAG TTCAATCCCCAAGCTGTTCCATTTCTACACCCCCTGCAAACATGAAGTTGTGGGAGGATCAAGAAGTGGAAGGTTTTCCAAAAG CAACATGTTCTGTCTTCTCCTTTTTCTCATTCCATGGCAAGGGAAGTGAATCAAGATTCAAGTGA